aacagtgctgccacaagggtttatggacgcccttggctgattaactaggaaagctagtggatgattaccttacccaaaaggggcaagggaagtaggggagtggtcagtgtagggaggtccttggttgattttgctgtgatggcggtcattcgagggactcctgcactagagcttcctataaactgtagcgggttttctgaagctagtggaactttgtaaaggcctcgtagtgttaccctgcctcgcctcctcggtagaggtgtatgggattggccgtctcttggcagatgggtaacatgacttgtgggtaaagatgtgcaacctctgcagagtgtaaaactggtatactagccgtgctcacggtcatgagcagctcggacactcacatgattaatttatggaactaatttcaatttgtcatatgcattgattCGCATGTGatgttgttatttttgttctactacttaattgggatggtatttacttatacttagtaattgctaataaaattttgaccaactttaaaagcaatgctcaactctaaccatcctctttggtaagtcttacacttcacgtgagctctcacctttggcgagttcatgcacattattctccacaacttgttgagcggtgaacgtatgtgagctcactcttgctgtctcaccccccccacaggtcaagaacaggtaccacaagatgaggcgcatggaggatgctgtgatgagttcgtgagtggtctagaccgtcgtctcccagtcaactttgggttgctggaccgttgtctccttataatgtaattatttatttattttgtacaaaactcctattatatagtaaagatgtgacattcgatcctgtgccatgattcatcatatgtgtgagacttggtcccagcacacctggtgattatgttcgcgcccgggtcttggtgcccctaaaacccgggtgtgacagaagtggtatcagaggaatgttgactgtaggacgaaacctagatagaactggacaaccattgtctacttacatttgttactctgattctttttctaaacttttcttaatctttactaatctatttccgctttactctgattattcttaccttttctttctaaagacaaatgtggatttcacactttgaaatcctgtacatgAAGTAACCTGTAAGAAtacgagacctactcttaggaacaaaaacaaaactatttttataggtatctatacgcttgaatgtttgttcttatggtacttgtctgatttggatctttgattgagtgtgatgagttgtggagtaatgtccacaattacatctgcatatatatatataggcataaatataaataaataaaattcataagataaaaaACTAGATTATTcgccattaaaatatatctagtttaATATATCCATCTTATTTTACAAGACTCTATCTTATCTTaatggattcatcttatcttgaagtaatcatcttatcctaaccattTTACTTATCTCATTCTaaaataacaaccatgatcttaTCCAAATTAATGAGatctaaactagtctaatctagtcatatccaacctaatctagattttatctaatctattatgaattaatctagagtaagttacttaatgatggtacaaaggataaggccatactcctaattcacttaggcctaaattggtgacttagatcaactcaGACATACACAACAACTCGACCTGTATAACATGTTACATAACTTATCCACCCAATTTAGAAGCAAACAATCAAACTACATTCAACTTATAACTACCTACTAAAACAGCTACACTACCGACTAAGTCACTACCTACAAATCTATCTTAACCTCTTATCCCTAACCTGGTTGAAGACATCAAgaccggagaagaaaagatcaacatcgacaaggaaggatataaccgtcaaagcgaatctcgagatgaatcagtacttaaacattttggataaagtcttttccttgccataatctttcttacctcgACATGTTCAGTTATATCCCACATAAATAATAGttggatacctatgctctcccaATCTCCCTCTACCACCACCgccaagctacataaacaaatATATacattactactatttgtaagatctaaatgttactttagttagtaaatggtatgatactattttagcaggaataataaggtctatttgatcTCATGTGCCGCtgataaattgtgcatcatgctgggatttttgtTTGTACatatgtgttgttaataaagtatgcatcatcccttttcttacaaatctcgaggacgagatttctgttaaggggggtagaatttgtaacacccaaagttCTATTTTAGAATTATAAGAAATTTTGCCAAAAGGTATATAATAAATAAAAGAGAGAGACTTTAGTTTAGTTATCATTAAAAAAACAACAAACTTTGTTGTTAAAAGGACTCTCTTAAAAAATCTAGATTCAAATAATTCATTGTAAGAATTATAGGAAAAGTTGTAAATTATTTGTTTGAATGAAGTAATTCTTTCACGAActacataaataaataaatatatatataagcgTTTACCAAAATGAACAAAGCAAACAATATATCAAAAAATATATAAACCTTGCATAGCATGTCAAATTTTAATTGTTTATGCCTCTAAACTGAAGTTTGGAAAtcaaaattttgttttaaattaaaactaagataaaactaaaatttaaaagaaaatagaaaaaagaacCAAGAGGCACTTGGGCTGGTTCTTCTTTTCCCTTTGGCCCATTTCATTCTTTCCCTTGGATGgccatttcttttctttttaccgCACTTCCAGCTCCACATGAACGACATGGTAACTTATGGCTGACATCAGCTACATATTTTATTTGAAACAATGTCGCTCGGGCTCTGATAGGATCCACAGTTCAGCTTCACTCAGTGTCCACGCATGACGCCGCAGATCCACTTGCCAGCTTCGCTCATCCATCGCGCACAAGAGAAACGCCGCTGTCTGGTGGTCCCAACATGGCTGCTACATCTTCCTGCTCGAACGGACTCCGCTATTTCTGCGCTGTCGTAACCACCATGCGCGAGATCGATTTGACCAACAACCTCAGCTAGGATCCCGCTACCCAAATCACACCCCCGTGGCAAAAAAATTTGATTTCCCCCTGCGCCTATAAAGTCTGGGGCGCTGCTTCTCTGGGGCATTAGTACCGCACGATGATAGGAGGGAGAACCAGGAAACGCCAGGGCCACCATTGTTGGGAGAGAAAGCTTGCCGCCATGGGGAAGTCAGAGAATTCGGTGGCCAATTTCCGCCTCTGTCTATGCCCGCCGCCATCGCTGCTCGGTGCGCCTGTCTGCTGCTCGTGGTCCGGCTCAGTTGCTGCGACGTCGAGCTCAAGCAGCCGCGGGGGGATTCACCATCGCACGCCAAGCGGGCGTACCGTACACACGAAGAACCGACGTGGTTGGCTCCTCACCAGGTCGGAGCTCCATCGTCAATCAGTGCTGCTGCCAGAACCTCTGGTGAGAATCTTTCCCCTCCTTGCCACTTCTGCTTTGCTCGTCCGTGCCGGTAGTACTCCGTAGGCTCAGATTCTGGGGTTCTGGCAATCTATGGGTCGGTCGCCGTGCAGCCGTGGTCCTGGGGCGGGTGCAGCGTCACCACTCGGcaagtttgaggtagaagaaaacGCCGTGACCGTAGATGAGCGCGGACGACTGTGATTAGCTAGCAGATCTGGCCGTCGTTTGTGTAGCGGACGTCTCAGATCAGATTGGGGATAGCGTTGATTCTTGGTCATTGGATCAGGATCGGTAGACAGGAAGGCGTGGTCGGCTTTGAACCGTAGGATAGAGATCTGACGACCGTAGTCACGTATCGGTTTATAATGTTGGGGTTCTAATCTGATCCATCAGTATTGAATCGGACGGCTAGGATCGCCCTATACCCCTTCGCCGCGCCTCTTTTGCTAAAACGACCCCGAGTTAAATAGAATCTAACCCGTAGTCCACTCGGTGGTTGGCTGTGTCTGGGATATCTTGTGAGTTAAACCCCAACCTTCTTTGTATTAGTGTGCCCAGTCCAGAAACCTAGGAAATTCAGAAAAAAATAATTTAGGAAATggtttttatgtataaaaatatatcgagaacttatttaattcatagaaattccatttttactcctttttaacccattccagttgcaataattttgtattaatattttctattaactaataacactgtttagccatgaaacttgaattgaaaTTATTTGTTAGGATTAATCTATTTTAAGTACCAAgtaatttcggaaattcataacttaataatcgtagcttCGAATTTAGATATtcacgttcccacgatctcgtagcaatgctTAGATTATTactacgcagtttattcttaggtatggtgtgatgttaattttgcctataccatgtatgtctgtattgctacgtctagcagtgaggtcacgagaacctgaagagcaagttggtacctggaatctcaagtctcaggcaagttgtgcccttgatcacttctttttacccagtcatgttctgattaatcataatgatctacataggttaattttgatgggacccaacatgttaccctagtttgattatctttataccttgactccactaaactttttgggtagtacctgctattgctttatgtggttttgggtatgaagattacactattcatgattatacttttgttatcagttgttatctattgttcatgttaagatcattatgttaattggaacatggagaaccacccgggaaaacagtgctaccacaagggtttatggacgcccttggctgattaactaggaaagctagtggatgattaccttacccgaaaggggcaagggaagtaggggagtggtcagtgtagggaggtccttggttgattttgctgcgatggcggtcagtcgagggactcctgcactggagctgCCTATAAACTGTagagggttttctgaagctagtggaactttgtaaaggcctcgta
This portion of the Zea mays cultivar B73 chromosome 2, Zm-B73-REFERENCE-NAM-5.0, whole genome shotgun sequence genome encodes:
- the LOC109944643 gene encoding uncharacterized protein, whose protein sequence is MPAAIAARCACLLLVVRLSCCDVELKQPRGDSPSHAKRAYRTHEEPTWLAPHQVGAPSSISAAARTSGQEQVPRDEAHGGCCDEFVSGLGRRLPVNFGLLDHCLLIM